The genomic interval TTTTGCTGAGTGCCATTGGCGGTGCAGGCGGAACATGGCTTGCGATGAAAAAATGGCGTCATAAAACAAAACATCGCTCGTTTACGGTAGGAATTCCTTTTCTGTTTGTACTAAATATATTACTCATTCTAGGAGCTGCCAAGCTTATTGGAATGACTGTAAACTCTTGATTGCTTTGAGAAGCCTTCCTATGGTATATTGGGGCTTCTCTTTTTTTCTTGCACACCACAAACTTAGGAGGTAACTGACATGACCGTTCAAAGTGCCTATCAAGAAGAGCAGGATCGATTAACCGAGTCGCTGAATGATATTGTAAATCAGCTTCAAGAAATTGGTCCACGCTACAAAGGCGATGATTTCACAGAGCAAATGCTCGATTTACAGCAAGAGGAACGTAGACTTAGACTTGAAATATCGAAGCGTGAGCCTTATTTTGGCCGCATTGATTTTCAAGAGTTGCCAGTGGGCGAAACAAAGCCCTTATATATTGGAAAAGCCGGCGTGGCAAAGCAAGGCAGCAATGAGCTGCTTGTCATCGATTGGCGTGCGCCAGCAGCAAGCTTGTTTTATTCCTTCACAGGCGGAGAAGCGCCAGCTTCTTATCAATCGCCTGACGGAGAAATTGAAGGATATGTCCATTTAAAGCGAAATTTCATGATCCGCCAGGGAGAAATCATTCGTCTGGTTGATAGTTATGTACGCGGCCAAGAAGAAGGCTCGGTAACGGATGAATTCCTTTTGTATCGCTTAGGAGAGAACAAGGATAATAAGCTGCGTGATATCGTTTCTACGATTCAAGGCGAGCAAGACCGTATTATTCGTGCGGATCGTAACAAAGCGTTGTTTATACAGGGCGTCGCGGGAAGCGGTAAAACGACCGTTGCGCTGCATAGACTTGCTTTCTTGCTTTATCAGTACGCCGATCGGATGCGAGCGGAGCGTATGATCATTTTTGCGCCGAACCGAATGTTCCTAGACTACATATCCGGTGTATTGCCAGAGCTAGGCGTGGGTGATATTCAGCAAACGACGTTCAGTGACTGGTCTCTTGAGCTCCTTGAGAAAACAGTATCTGTCAGCGATCCGTCTGATACGATGGCTTATTGGTTCGAAGAACGCAGAACCGCTTCAGAAGTGGAGAATGCATCGGGGCGCTTTAAAGGGAATCTCGATTTTAAAGCAATTATAGATGAGCGAATCGCTAACTTTGAGCAACGAATTGTGCCAACGACATCTTTTATGCCAATTGACGGGCTTGAG from Paenibacillus sp. FSL K6-3182 carries:
- a CDS encoding DUF1294 domain-containing protein — translated: MIIYLVILYLLFINIYTFALMGFDKKSAKKQRRRVPEKRLFLLSAIGGAGGTWLAMKKWRHKTKHRSFTVGIPFLFVLNILLILGAAKLIGMTVNS